Genomic window (Caldinitratiruptor microaerophilus):
CGGTGCGGTAGAGCCCGCTGGCGATGGTCTGCCCGGCCAGCGTGATGCCGTACACGAAGCCGGGGCAGGCCGCCGAGATGTCGACGGCCGCCGCCCGGCTCGCCCCCAGGGCCTCCTGCAGGAGCGCCGCGGTGGAGGGGAAGATCATGTCCGGCGTCACGGTGCCGACGACGATCAGGTCGATCTCCTCCGGGCGGACCCCGGCCATCTCCAGGGCCTGCCGGCTCGCTGCCAGCGCCATGGTGAACGTGGACTCCTCCGGTCCGGCGATCCGGCGCTCCCGGATGCCGGTCCGGGTGACGATCCACTCGTCCGAGGTGTCGACGATTCTCTCGAGGTCCTGGTTCGTGAGCACCCGCTCCGGTACGTACATGCCGATGCCGGTGATGCCCACGGGCCGTCCCTGCTGCCTCGCCATCTCGGAATCCTGTCCCCCTTCAGTTGCGGGGCGCCGCGGAGAGGCGCGCCCGCATCCGCTCGACGGCCCCGCGGGACACGAACTCGTGCACCACCCGGAGCCCGCTGGCCACGGCCCGTGCCCGGGACGCCCCGTGGCACTTGATGACCGGCGCCGCAACACCCAGGAGCGGTGCCCCGCCCACCTCTTCCCAGTCCAGCCGGCGCCTGAGGCTCACGAGCGCCGGCCGGGCGAGGAGCGCGCCGAGACGTGCCCGGAACGTCGAGGTGAGCGCGTCGCGCACCATGCCGAAGAGCGTGAGGCCCAGACCCTCGTACAGCTTCAGCACCACGTTGCCGACGAAGCCGTCGCACACGACGACGTCGACCTGCCCCTCCGGCAGGTCCCGGGCCTCGATGTACCCCCGGAAGTTGACCTCCGGGGCCTGGCTCAGGCCCTGGTAGGCCGCCCGGGTGACGGCGTTGCCCTTCTCCGCCTCCGTGCCGTTCGCCAGGAGGGCGACGGAGGGGCGGGGGCGGCCGAGGACCGCCTCCGCGTAGACGGAGCCCATGATGCCGAACTGCACGAGGTGCTCGGGCCGGTTGTCCACGTTGGCTCCCACGTCCAGGACGAGCACCGGCCGGCCACTTCGGGTCGGCAGCAGCGTGCCGTAGGCCGGCCTGTCGACACCCTCCAGGCGGCCCAGGACGAAGATCCCTGCCGCCAGCAGGGCTCCGGTCGGGCCGGCCGACAGGAAGGCGTCGGCACGCCCCTCCCGGACGAGCCGCATGCCGACGACCAGGGAACTGTCCCGCTTCTGCCGCACGGCCTGGACGGGCGGGTCGTGCGGCGAGATGACCTCGGCGGCCGGGGCGACCTCCACCCCCGGCGGTCGGGGACGGCGCCGGCGAAGCTCCGCCTCCACCACCTCCGGCGGGCCGACCAGGATCACCTCCACGCCGAGCTCCCGCGCGGCGTCCAGCGCCCCCTGGACCACCTCGCCCGGGGCGTGGTCCCCGCCCATGGCGTCAACGGCCACCTTCAAGCCGGTCGCCTCCTGCCACGCGCCCCGGATCGACGGCGAAGACCACGAACTTCCCGCGGAACACCTTCTCCGGTCCCACGAACGTCTCCACGAGGACCACCGAGTGGTCCCCCTTCCGGCGGATCACCTCGCCCTTGGCAACCAGCTTCTCGCCCAGGAACACCGGCCGCTTGAACTTCACGTTGGCGAGGCCGGTGAGCACCACCTCGGCGTCGATCAGGGCGATGGCGAGGGAGTCGGCCTGGGCGAAGATGTACTGGCCCCGGACCACGCGGGTGCGTTCGAACACCATGCTGCTCGTGGTCTCGAGGATGGAGATGCCCCGCTGCCCAAGCGTGATGTCGATGAGCTCGCCCACGATCTCCTTGGAGCCCAGCGACTTCACGATCCCGTACGTGCGCTCGGCCACGGACTTGGTCCGCTCCCGGAGCTCCGGGATGCCCAGGGCCAGCCGGTCCAGCCGGATCGTCTGGATGCTCACGCCGAAGATGCGGGCCAGCTCCTCGTCGCTCAGGAACGGGTTCTCGCGCAGCCGCTCCCGCAGCTGCGCCTGCCGGTCCTGCTTCCTCAGTCCGCTGGGCATCCGGGCCACCGGGATCCGCCGCCCCCTCCCGCGGCCTGCGGGGGCCGCCCTCTAGTACTAGCACTATCTAATAGCACCTAGTGTGAGGATTATACTCCCAGGGCCTGTGCGGTGGCAATAGGCGGCGCGGAAGGCAGCGCGCACCCCGGACGCGGCGGGGCGGGAAGGCAGGGCTGCTGCCTTCCCGCCCCGCCGCGCGGGCACGCCTACTCCGTCCCGGCCCCGGCGACCTTCAGGACCTGGCGCCCATCGTAGTGGCCGCAGGTGGGGCACACGTGATGGGGCCGCTTCATGCTCCGGCAACGGGGGCACTCCACCAGGGTGGGTGCCGTCAGCTTCCAGTGCGCCCGGCGCTGCGCCTGCTTGCGATGGGACTTCTTCTTCTTCGGTACCGCCATGACGTCCTATCTCCTTCCGCCTAGACCTGACCGTCCCCGGGTCCGCCGGGGCTCAGCTGCCGCAGCGGGGCCCAGCGCGGGTCCTCTTCCTCCGACCCGCAGGTGCACGGGCCCTCGTTGAGGTTCTTGCCGCAGCGGGGGCACAGCCCCAGGCAATCCGCCCGGCACAGGGGCTTCATGGGAAGCGCCAGCAGCACGTGCTGGCGGATCACCTCGTCCAGCTCGATGCTCTTGCCATCGTAGGTCACGTACGGGACCTCGTCTTCCCCGCCCTGCAGCGCCGCCGGCTCGACCCCCGGCGGTCCGGGCCGGAAGTGTTCGGCGAACGACAGGCGGAGCGGGTACCCAAAGGACTGCAGGCACCGCGCGCAGCGGAGAAGCGCCTCGCCGGTGAGGGTGACGTGCACGGTGACGCCGTCCTTCGTGGCGACGGCTTCCGCTTCCCCCCGGAGCGGCGAGGGGAACGCCACCACATCGCCGCCCGCCTCCGCCGCGTCCAGGCAGACGGTGAGCGGCACCCGGCGCAGGCCGCCCTCCCGCTCCAGCTCGGCCACATCGAGCCGCACCGGCCCCACCTCACTGGCGACACACGGGGACATTATAGGGTCCGGGCGCCGCGGCCGTCAACGCCGGTCCCGTGGCCGCGCCCCTCACTCCTTCTCCAGGGCCTCCCGCCCCTGACGCACCGCCTCGCACGCCTTCTCCAGGTTCTGCTCGACCCGCGCCAGCACGTCGCGGGCGTACTCCAGGGCCCCGGCGCGGATCTCGCGGGCGACCCGCTTCGCCTGCTCGATCGTCTCCTCCGCCCGCGCCCGCGCCTCCCGGGCCACGGCGGTCTCGTCCGTGAGCTGGGCGGCGAAGTTCTTCGCCTCCTGGACGAGGGACTCGGCCTCCGCCCGGGCGGCCTCGAGGATCCGCTCCCGCTCGCCGGCGAGCCGGCTGGCCGCCCGGATCTCCTCCGGCAGGGACGCCCGCAGTTCGTCGACGAGCGCGAGGATCTCCTCCGGGTCCACCATCACCTTGCCGGTGAGCGGCACCCGGGTCGCACTGTGTACGGTCTCCTCGAGGCGGTCCAGCAGCGCGAAGATGTCCAAGTCCGACCCCTCCGACCGGCAGCCGGCCTACCCGTCAGCGCACCGCGTACCGGTCCCGCAGGCGCTCCGCCACCACCGGCGGGACCAGGCCGTCCAGGTCGCCCCCGTGCCGGGCCACGTCCTTCACGAGCGTGGAACTGATGAACATGTACTTGAAGTCCGACATGAGGAACATAGTCTCGACGTCGGGGGCGAGCTTGCGGTTCATCATGCCCATCTGGAACTCGTAGTCGAAGTCCTGGACCGCGCGCATCCCGCGGACGATCACCCGGCACCCGTGTGCCCGGGCGGCCTCGATGGTGAGCCCGTGAATCGGGATCACCGACACGTTGTCCAGGTGCGCCGTGATGGTCCGGAGCATGTCCAGGCGTTCCTCGAGGGAAAACAGCGGCACCTTGGTCGAGTTCACGGGGACGCCCACCAGGACCTCCGAGAAGATCCTGGACGCCCGCTCGATGATGTCCAGGTGGCCGCAGGTGGGCGGATCGTAGCTCCCCGGGCAGATCGCCTTCACCGTCACTCTGCCAAGCCCTCCCCTGCGTTTCCGGCATGGGCTCCGTCCGGGCGCCCACCCTGCTCCTCTCTGCGGTAGAACGACAGGACGGTCTCTCCCACTGTGGTTTCTCGCACCCGCCGGAGGCTCCCTGCCGCCTCCGGGACCCGGTCGCGCCGGTGGTGCTCCGCCACCGCGAGCCCTCCGGGCTCGACCACGGGAACGAGGGCCGGCAGCGTGGCGGGAACCAGGTCCCGGCCGTACGGCGGGTCCAGGAAGGCGACGTCGAAGTGCCGCCCCTGCCGGGCCAGATCGGCCAGGGCGTCCGACACCTCACGCCGCCACACCTCGGCCCGCTCCCTGAGCCCGGTCGCCCCGAGGTTGGCCACGAGGACCCGGACCTGCCCCGGGTGGCGCTCGACGAACAGCGCCTGCCGGGCACCCCGGCTGAGCGCCTCGATCCCGACGGCCCCCGAGCCGGCGTAGAGGTCGAGGAACGTGGCGTCCGGCAACACCGGCTGGAGGATGGCGAAGAGCGTCTCGCGCACGCGGTCGGACGTGGGCCTGGCCCCCAGCCCCCGCACCGTCCGCAGCCGGATGCCCCGGGCCGTACCCGCGATCACCCGCACCGCCGGCTACTCGCGCTCCTCGGCCAGGGCGAGCAGGCCGGCGATTCCCTGGGCGAGGCTGGCCAGGGCCGCGTCGAAGTTCTCCCAGTCCTCGTCCGTGGCCTCTCCCTCGACCGGGACCTCCATCTCGAGCCAGTAGTCGATGATGAAGTGCGACTCCAGATGGATGTGGACCGTCTTCCCCGACTCGCCCCGGAAGTACCGCTGGATGCCGCTGATACCCACCTCGACCCCGGCGATCTCCTTCGCCCGGCTCCACAGCTGCGCGGGCTGCAGGTGGGCGACGGTGTGGGCGGGCAGCGTGACCTCGACCTCGATCTCGCAGACCTGGTCGCGCACGGGGTAAATATAAACATCGGCGACGGGCCCCGCCTCGTTCTGCTGGTCCCGGCCGATGCTCAGGATGACCTCGACGTGGGGAGTGACAGCCCCTTCCCAGTACTCCGTCACCGTGCGGATGGCAGCCGGGTAGCCCGTATCGTCCACGGCGTCCTTGAGCGTTTGCGCCAGGTTTTCCAGTGCCTGTAGCACGGGTGTGTCCCCTCCGGCCTGATCGGAACAGCAGACTTCATTATAACACTCGCGCGCAGGGCCGCTCTCAGCCGTCCAGGAGGTACACCCGCACCGGGCGCAGGCCGAACCGGTACCTCGCCTCGTGCACGTCGGACGTGTAGAGGTCGATCCGGTTCCCCCTGATCGCCCCGCCGGTGTCCGCCGCAACCCCGTACCCGTAGCCCTCGACGTAAAGGCGGCTCCCGAGCGGGATCACCCGGGGATCGACGGCGACGATCCCCTCCCGTACCCGGACGCCGGTGGCCGTCACCGTGCCGACACCCGGCTCGCCTGCGGAGTACTTGGAGGCGATCATGTCCATCGCCCGGCGGTAGCGGATCGGGAATCCGTCGACCTCCTCCACCCGGACGGGTCCGGCTCGGCTCGCCGCAAGGCGGTAGAAGAGGAGAGCAGCCTGCCCCCGGGTGAGGGGCTCGCCGGGATCCAGCCGTCCGTCCCGGCCGCCGACGATTCCCTGGCGGACCAACCAGGCCACCGCCCCCCGGAAGCTCGCACCCACCGCCTCCCCGTCTGCGAAGGCGGCGAGCGTCCGGCCCACGGCCTGCGGGTCGAGGGCCCG
Coding sequences:
- the plsX gene encoding phosphate acyltransferase PlsX, with product MKVAVDAMGGDHAPGEVVQGALDAARELGVEVILVGPPEVVEAELRRRRPRPPGVEVAPAAEVISPHDPPVQAVRQKRDSSLVVGMRLVREGRADAFLSAGPTGALLAAGIFVLGRLEGVDRPAYGTLLPTRSGRPVLVLDVGANVDNRPEHLVQFGIMGSVYAEAVLGRPRPSVALLANGTEAEKGNAVTRAAYQGLSQAPEVNFRGYIEARDLPEGQVDVVVCDGFVGNVVLKLYEGLGLTLFGMVRDALTSTFRARLGALLARPALVSLRRRLDWEEVGGAPLLGVAAPVIKCHGASRARAVASGLRVVHEFVSRGAVERMRARLSAAPRN
- the fapR gene encoding transcription factor FapR; this translates as MPSGLRKQDRQAQLRERLRENPFLSDEELARIFGVSIQTIRLDRLALGIPELRERTKSVAERTYGIVKSLGSKEIVGELIDITLGQRGISILETTSSMVFERTRVVRGQYIFAQADSLAIALIDAEVVLTGLANVKFKRPVFLGEKLVAKGEVIRRKGDHSVVLVETFVGPEKVFRGKFVVFAVDPGRVAGGDRLEGGR
- the rpmF gene encoding 50S ribosomal protein L32, with translation MAVPKKKKSHRKQAQRRAHWKLTAPTLVECPRCRSMKRPHHVCPTCGHYDGRQVLKVAGAGTE
- a CDS encoding YceD family protein translates to MRLDVAELEREGGLRRVPLTVCLDAAEAGGDVVAFPSPLRGEAEAVATKDGVTVHVTLTGEALLRCARCLQSFGYPLRLSFAEHFRPGPPGVEPAALQGGEDEVPYVTYDGKSIELDEVIRQHVLLALPMKPLCRADCLGLCPRCGKNLNEGPCTCGSEEEDPRWAPLRQLSPGGPGDGQV
- a CDS encoding ATPase, whose product is MDIFALLDRLEETVHSATRVPLTGKVMVDPEEILALVDELRASLPEEIRAASRLAGERERILEAARAEAESLVQEAKNFAAQLTDETAVAREARARAEETIEQAKRVAREIRAGALEYARDVLARVEQNLEKACEAVRQGREALEKE
- the coaD gene encoding pantetheine-phosphate adenylyltransferase; its protein translation is MTVKAICPGSYDPPTCGHLDIIERASRIFSEVLVGVPVNSTKVPLFSLEERLDMLRTITAHLDNVSVIPIHGLTIEAARAHGCRVIVRGMRAVQDFDYEFQMGMMNRKLAPDVETMFLMSDFKYMFISSTLVKDVARHGGDLDGLVPPVVAERLRDRYAVR
- the rsmD gene encoding 16S rRNA (guanine(966)-N(2))-methyltransferase RsmD; the protein is MRVIAGTARGIRLRTVRGLGARPTSDRVRETLFAILQPVLPDATFLDLYAGSGAVGIEALSRGARQALFVERHPGQVRVLVANLGATGLRERAEVWRREVSDALADLARQGRHFDVAFLDPPYGRDLVPATLPALVPVVEPGGLAVAEHHRRDRVPEAAGSLRRVRETTVGETVLSFYRREEQGGRPDGAHAGNAGEGLAE
- a CDS encoding S-layer homology domain-containing protein; translation: MRTAWRQGLAAIALVLAGTAGAPGPTLAPASGAPAPVPEAASEPGHPAPAAPPTAEAVFEDVPPGHWAAEAVGGLYLLGAVRGDGTGLFRPEQPVTRAEAVAMGLRAMGIVPGGLCARVFADTPCEAWYRPAAETAYRLLVVDGGPGGFDPHTLLSREEGMALAVRLAGRVGEARALDPQAVGRTLAAFADGEAVGASFRGAVAWLVRQGIVGGRDGRLDPGEPLTRGQAALLFYRLAASRAGPVRVEEVDGFPIRYRRAMDMIASKYSAGEPGVGTVTATGVRVREGIVAVDPRVIPLGSRLYVEGYGYGVAADTGGAIRGNRIDLYTSDVHEARYRFGLRPVRVYLLDG